One window of the Manihot esculenta cultivar AM560-2 chromosome 14, M.esculenta_v8, whole genome shotgun sequence genome contains the following:
- the LOC110631067 gene encoding origin of replication complex subunit 1B: MVDTPRRNLRSPSKKPKQTSPSSISLTPQTPQAVDLPRRSSRRLSLKLDQISTPQNIISRLENPNNDSLVEEFEKPQKLVKDSSRARRNSRKNESSKTPEIKRDYESAKTPKSSTKVVEVSFSPVSPDYQETKKRKRREEKVITRALASKNTKSEQKSNMKRVYYKKVLYDGGEFGIGDDVYVKRREDASSDDEVPEVEECRMCFKAGKAVMIECDGCLGGFHLKCLKPPLKDVPEGDWTCGFCEARKLGMKVELPAPPKGKRPARTLREKLLSSDLWAAHIESIWKEVDGSYWFKGRWYMIPEETNAGRQPHNLRRELYRTNDFADIEMESIIRHCFVMNPKEYAKASNAGDDIFLCEYEYDIHWHTFKRMAEIDNDEEDGEDADSDEDWGTSKDEESCSDEDIEYEKESVKNLQARTSSAHGLAANSRKGQFFGLQKIGTKRIPQHVRCHKKTELEKAKETLLLAMLPKSLPCRNKEMEEMTAFIKGAICDDQCLGRCLYVHGVPGTGKTMSVLAVMRNLRSEVDAGSIKPYCFVEVNGLKLASPENIYRVIYEALSGHRVSWKKALHLLNERFSGGKKVAKGDDRPCILLIDELDLLVTRNQSVLYNILDWPTKPHSKLIVIGIANTMDLPEKLLPRISSRMGMQRLCFGPYNYQQLQEIISSRLKGIDAFEKQAIEFASRKVAAISGDARRALEICRRAAEIADYHLKKLNSYSDSTPAGKGLVGMSEVEAAIQEMFQAPHIQVMKNCSKHSKIFLTSMVYELYKTGMSETTFEKLAITVSCMCTSNGEAFPGWDTLLKVGCMLGESRIILCENGARHRLQKLQLNFPSDDVAFALKGSKELPWLAKYL, from the exons ATGGTGGATACTCCGAGGAGAAACCTCCGATCCCCTTCAAAGAAACCCAAGCAAACTTCTCCTTCCTCAATCTCTCTCACCCCTCAAACCCCACAAGCTGTTGACCTTCCTCGCCGATCGTCTCGTCGATTATCTCTTAAGCTTGATCAGATTTCCACCCCTCAAAATATCATTTCACGACTTGAAAATCCCAACAACGATTCATTGGTGGAAGAATTTGAAAAACCTCAAAAATTAGTTAAGGATTCTTCAAGAGCCCGAAGAAATTCAAGGAAAAATGAATCTTCAAAGACCCCAGAAATCAAGAGAGATTATGAATCCGCAAAAACGCCAAAATCGAGTACTAAAGTGGTTGAGGTTTCATTCTCTCCTGTTTCACCAGATTACCAGGAGACAAAGAAGAGGAAACGGCGTGAAGAGAAGGTGATAACAAGAGCATTGGCATCAAAGAATACAAAAAGTGAGCAAAAGAGCAATATGAAGAGGGTTTATTATAAGAAAGTGCTGTACGATGGTGGGGAATTTGGAATAGGGGATGATGTGTATGTGAAAAGAAGAGAGGATGCCAGCTCTGATGATGAGGTCCCGGAAGTGGAGGAGTGTAGAATGTGCTTCAAAGCAGGGAAAGCGGTAATGATTGAGTGTGATGGCTGTTTAGGTGGTTTTCATTTGAAATGCTTGAAGCCTCCTCTAAAGGACGTCCCAGAAGGGGATTGGACTTGCGGGTTCTGCGAGGCCAGGAAATTGGGTATGAAGGTTGAGTTGCCAGCGCCGCCTAAGGGGAAAAGACCTGCTCGAACTTTGAGGGAGAAGCTTCTCTCTAGTGACTTATGGGCTGCTCATATTGAGAG CATATGGAAGGAGGTGGATGGCAGCTATTGGTTTAAGGGGCGATGGTATATGATTCCAGAAGAAACTAATGCTGGAAGACAGCCTCATAATTTGAGGAGGGAGCTTTATAGAACAAATGATTTTGCTGACATTGAG ATGGAATCTATTATTCGGCATTGCTTTGTTATGAATCCTAAGGAATATGCAAAGGCAAGTAATGCAGGAGATGATATTTTCTTGTGTGAGTATGAATATGACATTCATTGGCACACTTTCAAGCGAATGGCTGAGATTGATAATGATgaagag GATGGTGAAGATGCTGATAGTGATGAAGACTGGGGTACTTCCAAGGATGAGGAATCTTGTTCAGATGAAGACATCGAGTATGAAAAGGAAAGTGTGAAGAACTTACAAGCTAGAACATCCTCAGCTCATGGGTTGGCTGCT AACTCTCGCAAAGGCCAGTTCTTTGGACTTCAGAAGATAGGGACAAAGAGAATCCCACAACATGTGCGATGCCATAAGAAGACTGAACTGGAGAAAGCAAAAGAAACACTTCTGTTGGCCATGTTGCCAAAGTCTCTACCTTGTAGGAATAA AGAAATGGAAGAGATGACTGCATTTATAAAAGGTGCCATCTGCGATGATCAATGTCTAGGGCGCTGCCTTTATGTTCATGGTGTTCCTGGAACTGGCAAG ACAATGAGTGTACTTGCGGTGATGAGGAACCTAAGGTCTGAAGTTGATGCAGGAAGTATAAAACCATATTGTTTTGTCGAGGTTAATGGTCTAAAGTTAGCATCACCAGAGAATATTTACAGG GTTATATACGAAGCATTAAGTGGACACAGAGTCAGCTGGAAAAAGGCTCTCCATTTGCTGAATGAACGATTCTCGGGTGGAAAGAAAGTGGCAAAAGGAGATGACCGACCTTGTATTCTGCTTATTGATGAACTTGATCTGCTTGTAACCCGAAATCAGTCG GTTCTGTACAATATTCTTGACTGGCCTACTAAGCCACATTCGAAATTGATTGTCATAG GAATTGCAAATACTATGGATCTTCCTGAAAAGTTGCTTCCTCGTATTTCAAGCCGTATGGGTATGCAAAGGCTTTGTTTTGGACCCTATAATTATCAGCAGCTTCAGGAAATCATTTCAAGTCGGCTTAAAGGAATTGATGCATTTGAAAAGCAAGCTATAGAATTTGCTTCAAGGAAG GTAGCAGCTATTTCAGGAGATGCACGTCGTGCTCTGGAGATATGCAGGCGTGCAGCAGAAATTGCTGACTATCATCTTAAGAAATTAAATTCATATTCCGACTCAACTCCTGCAG GAAAAGGCCTTGTTGGTATGTCAGAGGTTGAGGCAGCTATCCAGGAAATGTTCCAGGCACCACACATTCAA GTGATGAAGAATTGTTCTAAACACAGCAAAATTTTCTTGACATCTATGGTGTATGAGCTCTATAAAACAGGGATGAGTGAAACAACCTTTGAAAAG TTGGCAATTACTGTTTCATGTATGTGTACTAGCAACGGAGAAGCATTTCCTGGTTGGGACACTCTCTTAAAAGTTGG ATGCATGCTAGGTGAAAGCAGAATAATTCTGTGTGAAAATGGAGCTAGGCACAGGTTGCAGAAGTTGCAGCTCAATTTTCCAAG CGATGATGTGGCCTTTGCATTGAAAGGCAGCAAGGAGCTACCTTGGTTGGCTAAGTATTTATGA
- the LOC110630855 gene encoding aldehyde dehydrogenase family 3 member F1: protein MESELESMRQYFNGGNTRDASWRESQLKGLLLFMREKEAEIFKALKEDLGKHPVEAFRDEVGTLIKSINFALKGLKNWMSSEKVKLPKIAILSSAELVPQPLGLVLIISSWNFPFGLSLEPLIGAIAAGNTVVLKPSELAPACSSLLADVMSTYLDTKAIKVIQGGPSVGEQLLQQKWDKIFFTGSSRVGRTVMSAAAKHLTPVVLELGGKCPAVVDSLSSSWDKQVAVNRIIVSKFGNCTGQACIAVDYILVEKRFASALVELMKDSIKKMFGDNPRESNTIGRIVNKHHFLRLQNLLSDLAVQKSIVYGGSMDEENLFIEPTVLLDPPLEADIMTEEIFGPLLPIITLEKVEDSIQFINSKPKALAIYAFTKNEPFKRRMVAETSSGSLVFNDAVIQYVADTLPFGGIGKSGIGRYHGKFSFDAFTHYKPVARRSFLSDFWFRFPPWNIHKLMLLETAYNLDYLGLVLVILGLKRSTRNIHVI from the exons ATGGAGAGTGAGTTAGAGAGCATGAGACAGTATTTTAATGGTGGAAACACTAGAGATGCTTCTTGGAGGGAGTCTCAGCTTAAAGGGTTGCTCTTGTTTATGAGGGAAAAAGAAGCTGAAATCTTTAAGGCTTTAAAGGAAGATTTAGGGAAGCATCCTGTTGAGGCTTTTAGAGATGAG GTTGGTACTCTAATAAAATCCATAAATTTTGCTTTGAAAGGTTTGAAAAATTGGATGTCAAGTGAAAAG GTGAAGCTCCCAAAAATTGCAATCCTCTCATCTGCAGAGTTGGTTCCTCAGCCTCTTGGCCTTGTCCTCATCATATCCTCCTGGAATTTTCCTTTCG GACTGTCCTTGGAACCACTGATAGGAGCAATAGCTGCAGGAAACACAGTAGTTTTAAAACCTTCAGAACTGGCTCCTGCTTGTTCCTCTCTTCTAGCAGATGTTATGTCCACTTACCTAGACACTAAAGCTATTAAGGTCATCCAAGGAGGACCATCTGTTGGTGAACAACTCCTGCAGCAAAAAtgggataagattttcttcacaG GTAGCAGCCGTGTGGGACGTACAGTCATGTCAGCTGCGGCGAAGCATCTAACACCAGTTGTTCTTGAGTTGGGTGGGAAATGCCCTGCTGTTGTTGATTCCCTTTCTTCTTCTTGGGACAAACAG GTGGCTGTAAATCGAATTATTGTCTCGAAATTTGGAAACTGTACTGGTCAAGCATGCATAGCAGTTGATTATATTCTGGTGGAAAAGAGATTTGCTTCCGCTTTG GTGGAACTAATGAAGGATTCCATCAAAAAGATGTTTGGAGATAACCCTAGAGAATCAAATACAATAGGAAGGATTGTTAACAAACATCATTTCTTGAGATTGCAGAACCTTCTCAGCGATTTGGCAGTCCAAAAATCTATTGTCTATGGTGGTTCAATGGATGAAGAGAATCT GTTTATAGAGCCAACAGTGTTGCTAGATCCTCCCCTTGAAGCAGACATAATGACAGAAGAGATATTTGGTCCATTGCTTCCTATAATTACA TTAGAGAAGGTTGAAGATAGCATTCAATTTATCAATTCAAAGCCAAAAGCTCTTGCAATTTATGCCTTCACCAAAAATGAACCATTCAAGAGAAGAATGGTGGCAGAAACATCATCTGGAAGCTTGGTATTCAATGATGCAGTCATTCAA TATGTAGCTGATACCTTGCCATTTGGAGGGATTGGTAAAAGTGGGATAGGCAGATACCATGGGAAATTCTCATTCGATGCGTTCACACACTACAAGCCAGTTGCAAGAAGAAGCTTCCTCTCTGATTTCTGGTTCAGATTTCCTCCATGGAACATTCACAAGTTAATGCTTTTAGAAACAGCTTACAATCTTGATTATCTAGGACTTGTACTTGTGATTCTTGGCTTGAAGAGGTCTACAAGGAACATCCATGTGATCTAG
- the LOC110631387 gene encoding nucleolar GTP-binding protein 1: MVQYNFKKITVVPSGKDFIDIILSRTQRQTPTVVHKGYAISRLRQFYMRKVKYTQQNFSEKLSTIIEEFPRLDDIHPFYGDLLHVLYNKDHYKLALGQVNTAKNLISRISKDYVKLLKYGDSLYRCKSLKVAALGRMCTVIKRIGPSLAYLEQIRQHMARLPSIDPNTRTILICGYPNVGKSSFINKITRADVDVQPYAFTTKSLFVGHTDYKYLRYQVIDTPGILDRPFEDRNIIEMCSITALAHLRAAVLFFLDISGSCGYSIAQQAALFHSIKSLFMNKPLIIVCNKTDLQPLEGISEEDMKLIMEMKAEALKTVIGQGGEPTNDEGVLLTMSTLTEEGVIAVKNAACERLLDQRVELKMKSKKINDCLNRFHVAIPKPRDQKERPPCIPQAVLEAKAKQAAQAAEKEKRKTEKDLEDENGGAGVYSASLRKNYILANEEWKEDILPEILDGHNVYDFIDPDILQRLEELETEEGIRQAEEENEDFSMDGEELTPEEQAALAEIRRKKSLLIQEHRMKKSTAESRSIVPRKFDKDRKFTTERMGRQLSALGLDPSHAINRARSRSLSRRGRKRERSLDRGDNDAGDAMDMDVDQQNKKLRMRSRSRSRSKSRPPSEVVPGEGFKDSTQKVKALKLAKKSVKKRNKDARRGEADRVIPSLKPKHLFSGKRSIGKTQRR; the protein is encoded by the coding sequence ATGGTTCAGTATAATTTTAAGAAGATCACTGTGGTCCCAAGTGGGAAGGACTTCATTGACATTATCCTCTCTCGAACACAAAGGCAAACACCGACGGTTGTCCACAAGGGATATGCCATTTCTCGTCTGCGTCAGTTTTACATGCGCAAAGTCAAGTACACCCAGCAAAATTTTAGTGAGAAGTTGTCTACAATTATTGAGGAGTTTCCCCGACTGGATGATATCCATCCATTTTATGGTGACCTCCTTCATGTCCTTTACAATAAAGACCATTACAAGCTTGCCCTTGGCCAAGTAAACACTGCCAAGAATCTCATTAGCAGGATATCAAAGGATTATGTGAAATTGTTGAAGTATGGTGACTCACTATATCGGTGCAAATCTCTGAAAGTTGCTGCTCTTGGTCGCATGTGTACTGTGATTAAGAGGATTGGCCCTAGTTTGGCTTATCTGGAGCAAATAAGACAACACATGGCAAGGTTACCTTCAATTGATCCCAATACTCGAACTATCTTGATTTGTGGGTATCCTAATGTAGGCAAGAGTTCTTTCATTAACAAGATTACTAGGGCTGATGTGGATGTCCAGCCATATGCCTTCACCACTAAGTCACTTTTTGTGGGTCATACAGACTACAAGTACTTAAGGTACCAAGTCATTGATACACCAGGGATTCTGGACCGACCTTTTGAAGATCGTAATATCATTGAGATGTGTAGTATCACAGCTCTGGCACATCTACGAGCTGCGGTGCTGTTCTTCTTGGACATCTCAGGGTCCTGTGGTTATAGCATTGCTCAACAAGCTGCTTTATTCCATAGTATCAAGTCACTCTTTATGAACAAACCTTTGATAATTGTCTGCAACAAGACTGATTTGCAGCCGCTTGAAGGGATATCAGAGGAAGACATGAAATTAATCATGGAGATGAAAGCAGAAGCTTTAAAAACTGTGATTGGTCAAGGAGGTGAACCTACAAATGATGAGGGTGTTCTTTTGACAATGAGCACATTGACTGAGGAGGGGGTTATTGCTGTGAAGAATGCAGCTTGTGAGAGGTTACTGGATCAGCGAGTGGAATTAAAGATGAAGTCAAAAAAGATAAATGACTGCTTGAATCGGTTCCATGTTGCAATACCAAAGCCACGTGACCAGAAAGAAAGGCCACCTTGTATACCTCAGGCAGTTTTGGAAGCTAAGGCAAAGCAGGCTGCGCAGGcagcagagaaggagaagagaaaAACCGAAAAGGATTTGGAAGACGAAAATGGTGGTGCAGGTGTATACTCTGCAAGTTTGAGGAAGAATTACATCTTAGCCAATGAAGAATGGAAAGAAGACATATTGCCCGAAATTCTGGATGGTCACAATGTTTATGACTTCATTGATCCTGATATCTTACAGAGACTTGAGGAGTTAGAAACGGAAGAAGGTATTCGGCAAGCAGAGGAGGAAAATGAGGATTTCTCAATGGATGGTGAGGAATTAACCCCAGAAGAGCAAGCAGCTTTGGCTGAGATCAGGAGAAAGAAAAGCTTGCTCATTCAAGAGCATAGGATGAAGAAGAGCACTGCAGAAAGTCGGTCTATTGTACCTAGAAAATTTGACAAGGACAGGAAGTTCACAACAGAGAGAATGGGCAGACAGCTTTCGGCTTTGGGGTTGGATCCTTCTCATGCAATTAATCGCGCCCGTAGCAGGTCACTCTCTAGGAGGGGCCGCAAGAGAGAGAGGTCACTTGACAGAGGGGATAATGATGCTGGTGATGCCATGGACATGGACGTTGACCAACAAAATAAGAAGCTGCGAATGAGATCCAGATCTCGGTCAAGATCGAAATCACGGCCTCCAAGTGAAGTTGTCCCTGGAGAGGGCTTCAAGGACTCTACTCAGAAGGTGAAAGCCCTCAAGCTTGCTAAGAAATCTGTTAAAAAGAGGAATAAGGATGCTCGTCGTGGAGAGGCAGATAGAGTTATTCCTAGTCTTAAACCTAAGCACCTGTTTTCTGGGAAGCGTTCCATTGGAAAAACCCAAAGACGCTGA